In Geotalea uraniireducens, the genomic window GCTCGATTCGGGCGAGCTGTCGACCGGGACCCGGCTGTTCGCCTCGGCCAGCCGCAGCAGCGCCGACAAGTGGCGGGGCGCCGGCGACGGCGAGCGGAGCAACGTCAGTACCGGCCTCAGCCAGCCGCTGCCGGGGAATACTTCTTTTTCGCTCTTCGGGGTCTTCAACACCTTCCGCCAGCACGTCTACCGGCCCCTGACCTACGCCCAGACCCAATCGGACGGTTTCTACCGGGACTACGACTACAACGGTTCCCTGGCCACGCCGATCGGCACGGCCACGGCGTTGCAGAATATCAACTACTACGATTACAACCGCCAGCGCTTCAACGAGTACGCGATCCTCTCGGTGATTGAGTTCCGGCCGACCTCCGACAGCACCCTGACCTTCAAACCCTACTACGCAGGGAGCGAGGGGTACCGCTACTTCGGCAACGGTACCAGCAGCAACAACGCTGTGGTGAACCGGGTGGACATCACCCAGGCGCAGCTGGGCTTTACCGCCGAGTACGCCCTGACGCTCGGCCCGAGCCGGGTCAAGGTGGGCTACTGGTACCAGGATGCCGATACCATGCCGCCCCCCACCAGCCAGAAATCGTACAACATCGCCGCCAACGGTTTGGCTTTCAAGGGGTGGGGGCTGTTGACCAAGGTGGAGGATCGCATTTTCCACGAACCGTACCTGGCGGTGAGCAACCGTTTCGGCAAGCTGCGGCTCGATGCCGGGGTCAAATACGTCCGGATCGAGCTGCCGGAGGTGACCGGCTACCAGACCACCGGTCTCGGCGACATCTCCTACGACGATGCCCTTGCGGCCAGCAGCGGACCGGCGGCGGGGCTGCATGCCGCCGGCTCCACCCAGGATGCCTGGCTCCCCAACGTTGGTGTCAGCTATGAATTTGACGACCGGACCAGCATCCGCCTGACCTATGGCCGCAACTACGCCGAGGGGTGGCTCGGGCCGCTTTATTCGACCTTCAAGAGCAATCAATCGGCATTCACGGCCGCCGGGATCTCCCTGCAGGATCTCTGGGACGGCGTCAAGCTGGAGCTGTCCGACAACGTCGACCTGGGGGCACGGTTCGGCGGCGACGGCTGGTATGTGGCGCCCACCCTGTTTTACGGCGCCTTCCACGACAAACAGGTGCTGGCTTACGATCCGCGGGTCAATGCCAGCTACTATCAGAGCAGCGCTGCCGCTCAATCGATGGGCGCCGAGCTGGAAGTGGGGCTGACGCCGCTTCCCTGGCTGACCTTCTTCGGCTCCGCCTCCTACAACCGTTTTCGCTTCGACGACGACCTGCGTACCGCCGCCGGCAGCACCGTCCAGTCCGCCGGCAAGCAGGTGGCCGATGCCCCCGAGTGGCTCGGCAAGGCCGGCCTGACCGCCCGGTTGGCCGATTTTTCGGTCACCCCGGTGGTGCGCTACATTGGCGAGCGCTACGGCGACATCGAAAACAAGGAGGCGATTGCCGCTTACGAGGTTGTCGATTTGACCCTCGAATATCGTCGGCGCAAGGTCTGGGAGTTCGACGAACTGACCGTCAGCCTGAATCTGCTCAACCTGTTCGACAAGCGGTACATCGGCATCATCAAGAACGATCAGGATATCTCGGAATCGCTGGCGACCAGTTACTATCCCGGCGCCCCGTTCACGGTGGTCGGCAGTGTCGGCATCAAATTCTAGGCGGGGCGATCCGGTTGCGTATCCGGGAAAAGTAACTACACTTGGAAAGGGGATCAACGCGACGGAGGGGATGCAATGACCGACCTCGCCGGGGAAAAGGCCGATCGGGTCAGGGACAAGAGTCTCGAACTGCTGAAATATCTGCTCGGCAGCTGCCATCTGCGGAATTTCGCCGTCCGCCTCTGGGACGAAACCCTCTGGGAAGCGGAGCCGGGCAAGCCGCCCCGCTTCACCCTGATCATCCGCAGTCCCGGTGCCCTGCGCCGGATGCTCCGTCATCCCGACGAACTGTCGCTCGGCGAGGCGTACATCTATGACGACATTGATGTCGAAGGCGAAATCCAGGACGTATTCCCCCTTGCCGACCATCTGTTCGTTACCCGCCATACCCTCGCCGACCTGATCCGCCTGCGGACCCAGTTCCTGGCGCTCCCCGACGACGAGCGGCGGCGCGACCGGGAGCGGCTGGCACAACTTCACGGGCCGGTCCATTCCGCCACTCGCGACCGGCAGGCGGTCAGCTACCACTACAACATTTCGAACGATTTCTACCGGCTTTGGCTCGACGAGCGGATGATCTACTCCTGCGCCTACTTCAAGCGCCCCGACGATTCTCTCGACACCGCCCAGGAGCAGAAACTCGACTATCTCTGCCGCAAGCTGCGCCTCCAGGAGGGGGAGCGGCTCTTGGACATCGGCTGCGGCTGGGGGGGGCTGCTGCTCCATGCGGTGCGGCATTACGGGGTCACCGCCTATGGCATCACCCTCAGCCAGCTGCAGGCGGAGCTGGCTAGCGAGCGGATAAGGGCGGCCGGCCTGGAAGGGCGCTGCCGGGTGGCGGTCCAGGATTATCGCGAGCTGGACGAGAAGGAGACCTACGACAAGATCGTCAGTGTCGGGATGGTCGAGCATGTGGGGAAGGCGCGCCTGGCCGAATATTTCGACAAAGCCTGGCGGCTGCTCCGCCGGGGCGGCGTGTTCCTCAATCACGGCATTGCCGTCAACAGCGGCCAGCCGTTCCCGAAGGGGCCGTCGTTCGTCGACCGGTACGTCTTTCCCGACGGCGAGCTCCTGCCGATTAGCACCACCATCGAAACCGCCGAGCGCTGCGGCTTCGACCTGCGCGACCTGGAAAATCTCCGCGAACATTACGCCCGGACCCTCGAAGAGTGGGTCCGGCGCCTGGAAGCACACCATGAGGAGGCCCGCGCCGTGGCCGGTGAAGCGATCTACCGGATCTGGCGGCTCTACATGGCCGGCTCGGCCTACAATTTCCGCCTCGGCCGGCTCAACCTCTTTCAGACCGTTCTCGTCAGATGCGACCGGGGACGCTGCTGTCTCCCCCTCACCCGCGACGACTGGTATGCGTGAGCCGCCGTTCGCCGGCGGCTGGGGAATATTCGACAATGCCTCCGGAATATTCTCCTGCCTGCGGCGCGGCGTTTTGGGTATTTTGCGTAAAAACAACAGGTTGCGTGTTGGCACGGGAGATGAAATATCATGGTCAAAGGGTGCGGTTCCCCGGGGTGATGAGGAGCCCGCGCGAAAAGCTCTACAAAGGAGACTATGACCATGAAAAGAACAATCGTGCTGATGACTGCAGTTTCCCTCATTTCGGCCGTCCCGGCTTTCGCCACGGTGCACGGCTCTTCCCATGCCGGCATGGACGACCAGTGCGCCAAGGACTGCGCCATGCTCGTGAAAGACTGCGCCCGGCAAACAGATAGCATCCAGCAGCGGATTTCCCGTCTTCAGACGGAGCTCGGCAAAGGGACTGCCGTCTATACCACGGCTGAGCTGCAGCGGCTCCAGGGAAAGCTGAAAGAGGCGAAAGCCACCCTGCGGATTCTGGAGGAGAACAAGTAAGCACTGTCTGACCGTCGCCATCCCCGCCAGCCGGTTGTCGCTTCGCGCCGCCGGTGATGGCCCCGCGCGGGAGGAGGGCACGAGAGCCCGCAGCCGAGTCGGTTGCGGGCTCTCGGCGTCTGTGGTGCCCGGCGGCAGTGAGGGTAAAAGATTAAAGTGGTCTTACGATTGTTCTTCCAGTATAATGCCTTCCCATCATCTGCCGGGGTGGGAGTTGCCCCCGCCGGCGGGGGACCGACGAATTTGACGGGCTCGGCCTGATGAGGGAGGAGAAGATGAAGGACGTAAAACTGTTTCATGGCTGTCGCGCCTTGGTGCTGGCGATGTTGACCGGGATGCTGCTGGCGGCCGGCGCGGCCGAGGCCGCGGTGTTGACGGTGAATGGCGGCAAGATGTTTACCAATTATCCGACCGTCCAGCTGTCGATCAACGCCGCCGACTATCCCAACCCGGTGCAGTCGATGCGCTTCAGTGCCGACGATGCCACCTGGAGCGCCTGGGAACCGGTGGCGGCCACCAAGTCCTGGACGGTTGCCACGCCGCTCAATCTCGATGTCTATAGTGTCTTTCTCCAGTTTCTCGAACAGGGGGGGGCGACCTCCGCTTCCTACGGCGCCAGCACGGTTTACGACGACCTGATCGATACCACGTTCTCCGACAACCAGGGGGTGGCGTTGCTCGGCGGTGACGGCAACGACACCGGCGACGGCATTGCCGTGCAGCCCGACGGCAAGCTGCTGGTGGTCAGCACCCTGGCCCAGCCGGCCAGCGGCACCTCCCTGATCACCCTCTGGCGGCTTACCACCGGCGGGCTCCTTGACGGCACCTTCAACGCCGCCGGTACACCGGGGGCCATTTCGTTCACGGGGAGCAGTGCCGGCACCGGCCTCGACAAGGGGGCCGCGGTGGCGCTGCAGTCTGACGGCAAGATCGTCGTCCTCGGCACCGTCGACCTGGGGAACGGCAACTACGCCTGGCAGGTCCGGCGCTTCAACACGGACGGCACCGTCGACGGCACCTTCAACGGCAATACCGGCTATTACCAGGAGGGAGCCACCGGCGCCAACGAGGCGGCGGGGCTGGCCATCCAGACCGACGACCGGATCATGGTGATCGGCAGCCGCGATCTCGGTACCGGGGTTACCAAAATCGAAGTGCTGCGGCTCAATGCCGACGGGACGCTCGATAGCGCTTTCAATGGCGGGACCGGCGTCTACCGGACGGGGAGCGAAACGAGCGGCAACCGGGGGCGGGGCGTGGCATTGCAGAGCGATGGCAAGATCCTGCTGGTCGGCACCTATGCCTATGCCGGCGGCACGTCCGACCTCTACGTCGAGCGGCTGCTGAGCGACGGGACCCGCGACAGCTTCAACGGCCTGAACGGCGCCTTTTTCGGCGGGGGGGGCAACCTGAGCGAAGGGCGGGCGATTGCCGTTCAGTCCGACGGCAAAATCGTCGTTGCCGGCGATGTCGACTGGGGGGGCGGCGATACCGATCTCTGGGTACTGCGGCTCAATGACGACGGGACGAAGGATACCACCTTCGATTCCTCGATCGGCGATTACGTCGACGGGGGCACCGGTGCCGACCGGGCCAGCGCCCTGGTTGTTCAACCGGACGACCGGATTGTTGTCGTCGGTACTTTCGACTTCATCGACGATACCGACATCTGGGTGCTGCGGCTCAACGCCGACGGGACGGGCGATCCGACCATTTACAACTTCTACGGCTACTATTACCCCAATGCCAGCGGTAACGACGAGGGGCACGGGGTGGCGCTCCAGGCGGACGGCAACATCGTCCTGGCCGGGACTTTCACCAACCCTCTCGGGGACACCGACATCCATGTCAACCGCATCTTCGCCAATAAACAGACCCTGACGACGGCCGCGATCGGCAGCGGCAGCATCGCCGACAATCTCGGCGCCCTGGCCTGGAGCGGGAGCAGCGGCGACGGCGACTATATCCGGGGCGACTCGGTGACGATCACCGCGACCCCGGCCGCCGGTTCGGTCTTCACCGGCTGGTCCGGCGCCTGTTCCGGCACCACTCCCACCTGTACCCTGACGATGGCCGCCGACCAGACAGCCATCGCCACCTTCGCGCTTGAACCGCCCGCCGCGCCGACCGGCCTGGCCGGCACACCGGGGAACGGGGCGGTCGCCCTCACCTGGAATGCCAACAGCGAAACCGGCATCACCGGCTATACCATCCATTACGGCACCGCTTCGGGCTCCCTCGGCTCTACGGTGACCGTCGGCACCGTCACCAGCTATACGCTCGGCAGCCTCAACAACGGCACCACCTACTACGTGGCGATCGCCGCCCTGAAGAGCGGGGTGGAGGGGCCGCTGTCGGACGAGATTGTCGTCACTCCCGGGCTGAATCTCGCCGTGACCTTCGCCGGCAGCGGGAGCGGCACCGTCACCAGCACCCCGGCGGGGATCTCCTGTACCGGCGACTGCCAGGCGGTCTTTACCGAGCTGCCGGTCACCCTGCTGGCGACCCCGAGCGCCGGCTCGCTCTTTAGCGGCTGGTCGGGCGGCTGCACGGGGACCGGCGACTGCACGGTGAATCAGTACGGGCCGGTCGCGGTTACTGCCACCTTCACCGCCACCCCGCCGGTCCGGCTCACCACCGGCACCACCGCCTATTACGGCTCGATCGCCGAGGCCCTGGCCGCCGCCAGCGGGATCAGCTCCTGCACCATCGATGTGCAGGCCACCGCCGCCGCCGAAAGCCTGGTGCTGCAGTCGGCGCTCGCCGTGCTGCTGCGCGGGGGATACGACGCTTCGTTTACCCCCACTGCCGACACCAGTGTCTTGCTCGGTCTGACGATCAGCGCCGGCTCGCTCACCCTCGACAATATCGTCATCCGCTAGGCCTCCCGGCCGCCATGATTTGCCACGCCCCGTCGCGACACCGTCCGACGGGGCTTTTTCTTTGCCGGTGCCACCGGTCGCGGTTTTTTGTCGGCGGCACCGCCGGGGAACTGTGCAAGGCGGGAAATCTGCGCTACACTTAAGAACCGTCGTCTGCCACCATCAACCGCCTGCCAAGGAGTGACGCCGTGACCGAAGAACGTAGCGCGAACCCTGCCGAGCTCGACAACCTCTGTATCAATACCATCCGCTTCCTGGCGGTTGATGCCATCCAGCAGGCCAACAGCGGCCACCCGGGACTGCCGCTCGGCGCCGCGCCGATGGCCTACCTGCTCTGGGACCGCTTTCTCCGCCACAATCCGGCCGATCCCGGCTGGTTCGACCGCGACCGCTTCGTCCTCTCCGCCGGCCACGGCTCGATGCTCCTCTATGCCCTGCTGCACCTGACCGGCTACGAGCTGCCGCTGGCGGAGCTCCGGCGGTTCCGCCAGTGGGGGAGCAAGACTCCCGGCCACCCGGAGCGCGGCCATACCGTCGGCGTCGAGACGACCACCGGTCCCCTCGGCCAGGGGCTCGGCAACGCCGTCGGCATGGCCATCGCCGCCGCCCACCTGGCGGCCCGTTTCAACCGGCCCGCATTCCCCCTCGTCGACCATTACGTCTACTGCCTGGCCGGCGACGGCGATCTGATGGAAGGGGTAGCGGCGGAAGCGGCGTCGCTGGCCGGCCACCTGGGACTGGGGCGGCTGATCGTCCTCTACGACGACAATCGAATCTCGCTGGCGGCTGCCACCGACCTCACCTTTACCGAGGACCGCGGCGCCCGTTTCGCCGCCTACGGCTGGCAGGTGCAGGAAGTGACGGACGGTACCGACCTTGCTGCCCTGGAGCGGGCGATCGTTGCGGCTCGGGCGGAAACGGCCCGGCCGTCGCTGATCCTGGTCCGGAATCATATCGGTTACGGCTCGCCGCACAAGCAGGACAGCTTCGAGGCCCACGGCTCGCCGCTTGGCGCCGACGAGGTGCGGTTAACCAAGGAGGCGCTTGGCTGGCCGGCGGAACCGCCATTCCTGGTCCCGGAGGAGGCGCTCCGCCATTGCCGGGAGGCGCTGGCCAGGGGGAGGGCGGCGGAAAGCATGTGGCAGGGGCTCTTGGACGGCTACCGGCAGCACTTTCCCGAGTTTGCCGCCGAATTCGAGCGGACGGTGGCGGGCGAGCTACCGGCCGGTTGGCAGGAGGCGCTGCCGGAGTTTCCCGTCGATCCGAAAGGGCTGGCGAGCCGGGTGGCGGGGGGGAAGGTCCTCAATGCGCTGGCCGGCCGCATTCCGGAACTGGTCGGCGGTTCGGCCGATCTCAATCCGTCGACCCACACCGCTCTGACCGGCGGCGGCGATTTCCAGGATGCGGCGCTACCGGTCGACGACCGCCAGGGGGCGGTAGGGGGCGACTGGGGGTTTGCCGGCCGGAACATCCACTTCGGGGTCCGGGAGCACGGTATGGCCGCCATCCTCAACGGCATGGCGGCCCACGGCGGCACCATCCCCTTCGGGGCCACCTTCCTCACCTTCGCCGATTATCTCCGGCCGTCGCTCCGCCTGGCAGCGCTGATGGGGCTGCCGGTGATCCATATTTTTACCCACGACAGCATCGCCCTCGGCGAGGACGGCCCGACCCACCAGCCGGTGGAGCAGCTCGCCTCGCTGCGGGCGATCCCCAATCTGGTGGTGATCCGGCCCGGCGACGCCAACGAAACCGCTGTCGCCTGGCAGACGGCGCTGGAGGAAAAGCGCCGGCCGGTGGCGCTGGTCCTGTCGCGGCAGAACCTGCCGACCATTGACCGGAGCTGCTATGCCCCGGCGGCCGGAGCCCGGCGCGGCGGCTACGTGATCGCCGAAGCGGCGGGGGGCGAGCCCGAGCTGATCCTGATCGCCACCGGTTCGGAACTGGCGCTGGCGCTGGCGGCCCGCGAACGGCTGCAGGAACAGGGGCGTCGGGTCCGGCTGGTGTCGCTGCCAAGCTGGGAGCTGTTCGACGACCAGCCCCGGGCTTACCGGGAGGCAGTCCTGCCGTCCGAAGTGACGAAACGGCTGGCCGTCGAGGCGGGATCGCCCTTCGGCTGGGAACGCTACGTCGGTGTCGGCGGGGCGGTGCTCGGTGTGGACCGCTTCGGCGCCTCGGCCCCCGGCGAGGTGCTGCTCCGGGAATACGGCTTTACCGTCGACGAAGTCTGCCGCCGGGCACAGGCCCTGCTGGCCGGCACGGAGGCCTGAGGGGATGCGGCTCGGGCTCGCCGCCGACCATGGCGGCTTTACGATGAAAGAGCGCCTTGCGGCCGACCTCCGGGCCGCCGGCCACGAGGTGATCGATTACGGTGCCCGCCAGCTCGATCCGGGGGACGACTACCCCGACTTCGTCGTGCCGCTGGCCCGCGGCGTGGCCGCCGGGGAGGTGGAACGGGGGGTTGCCCTCTGCAGCAGCGGCGTCGGCGCGTCGATCGCCGCCAACAAGATCGCCGGCGTCCGGGCGGCCCTGATCCACGACAGCTTCTCCGCTCACCAGGGGGTGGAGGACGACGATCTGAACGTACTCTGCCTGGGGAGCCAGGTGGTCGGCTATGCCGAGGCCTGGGAACTGGTGCGGGTCTTTCTTGCCGCCCGGTTCAGCGGCGCCGAGCGCCATTGCCGCCGGCTGGCCAAGGTGGCGGCCTTGGAATTGCCGGCCGGGACGGCGGGCGGCATAAAGGAGGGATGAGATGCAACTGGGGATGATCGGCCTGGGGCGGATGGGCGCGGACATGGTGCGGCGGCTGCTACAGGGGGGGCACGACTGCGTGGTTTACGACCGGAACGCGGCGGCGGTGGCGGCCCTGGCCGGCGAGGGGGCGACCGGAACGGCATCGCCGGCGGAGTTCGTCGCCCGGCTGGCAAAACCGTGCGCGGTCTGGCTGATGGTTCCCGCCGCGGCGGTGGACGAAACGATCGCCAGCGTGGCGCCGCTCCTGGCGCCGGGCGATATCCTGATCGACGGCGGCAACTCCCACTACCACGACGATCTCCGCCGCAGCCGGGAACTTTCGACGCAGGGGCTTCATTATCTCGACGTCGGGACGAGTGGCGGGGTCTGGGGGCGCGAGCGGGGCTACTGCCTGATGATCGGCGGCGAGCCGGCGGCGGTACGGCGGATCGAACCGCTCTTCGCCACCCTGGCTCCCGGCCGGGACGCTGCTTCCGTCACCCCGGGCCGCGAAGCGCGGGGCGGCACGGCGGAGCTAGGCTATCTGCACTGTGGGCCGAGCGGTGCCGGCCATTTCGTCAAGATGGTCCATAACGGCATCGAGTACGGGCTGATGGCGGCCTATGCCGAGGGGTTCAACATCCTCCATCACGCCAACGCCGGGGCGGAAAACCGGGCGGTGGACGCCGAAACGACGCCGCTCCGCCATCCCGAACAGTACCGCTATGAACTGAACCTGGCCGATATCGCCGAGCTGTGGCGCCGCGGCAGCGTGATCTCCTCCTGGCTGCTCGACCTCTCGGCGGCCGCGCTCCTCGGCAGTCCCAATCTGGCGGAGTTCGCCGGCCGGGTTGCCGATTCGGGGGAGGGGCGGTGGACGGTGGCGGCCGCCATCGACGAAGGGGTGCCGGCCCCGGTCCTCTCCGCCGCCCTCTACGAGCGGTTCAGTTCCCGCGATGCCGCCGACTTCGCCGACCGGCTCCTCTCCGCGATGCGCTACCAGTTCGGCGGCCACCGCGAGAAGCGCTGAACCTTGACGGATCAATGAAATGTGCGGCGCGGCAATCTCTGCCGGCGCCGGGAGGAGGGAACCCATGCCGACGACTGCGCAACTCGAACCGACGGTGCTGGTGATTTTCGGGGCCGGCGGCGACCTCGCCTGGCGCAAACTGGTGCCGGCGCTCTACGATCTGTATCTCGACCACCGGCTGCCGGAGCGCTTTACCATTGTCGGGATCGCCCGCCGCCAGCAGGACGACGAAACCTTCCGCAGCCATCTCCGCCAGGGGGTGGACTCTTTCTCCAGGCGGGGGAAGAGCGCCGACGAACCGTGGCGGGAGTTCGCCGACCGCATCTCCTATCTGGCGGAGGATTTCACCCAGCCGG contains:
- a CDS encoding TonB-dependent receptor, giving the protein MRLTGRALIPLLLLGGGFAYAGDEPAGLTMEGLTVKGNREAELVDVPAGEPATVSVMPRRTVELLTGPARTNPYRALDLLPSVHSEQADAFGLTVDQNPLRIRGQIGDTFTRLSRTVEGVPLGVNVGQGAMGNLIDLDNLAGLSLVRGAVPVDRGFGFGNTAGALEQSLRWGSALPWLTLLRSDGAEHFNRTFVRLDSGELSTGTRLFASASRSSADKWRGAGDGERSNVSTGLSQPLPGNTSFSLFGVFNTFRQHVYRPLTYAQTQSDGFYRDYDYNGSLATPIGTATALQNINYYDYNRQRFNEYAILSVIEFRPTSDSTLTFKPYYAGSEGYRYFGNGTSSNNAVVNRVDITQAQLGFTAEYALTLGPSRVKVGYWYQDADTMPPPTSQKSYNIAANGLAFKGWGLLTKVEDRIFHEPYLAVSNRFGKLRLDAGVKYVRIELPEVTGYQTTGLGDISYDDALAASSGPAAGLHAAGSTQDAWLPNVGVSYEFDDRTSIRLTYGRNYAEGWLGPLYSTFKSNQSAFTAAGISLQDLWDGVKLELSDNVDLGARFGGDGWYVAPTLFYGAFHDKQVLAYDPRVNASYYQSSAAAQSMGAELEVGLTPLPWLTFFGSASYNRFRFDDDLRTAAGSTVQSAGKQVADAPEWLGKAGLTARLADFSVTPVVRYIGERYGDIENKEAIAAYEVVDLTLEYRRRKVWEFDELTVSLNLLNLFDKRYIGIIKNDQDISESLATSYYPGAPFTVVGSVGIKF
- a CDS encoding SAM-dependent methyltransferase translates to MTDLAGEKADRVRDKSLELLKYLLGSCHLRNFAVRLWDETLWEAEPGKPPRFTLIIRSPGALRRMLRHPDELSLGEAYIYDDIDVEGEIQDVFPLADHLFVTRHTLADLIRLRTQFLALPDDERRRDRERLAQLHGPVHSATRDRQAVSYHYNISNDFYRLWLDERMIYSCAYFKRPDDSLDTAQEQKLDYLCRKLRLQEGERLLDIGCGWGGLLLHAVRHYGVTAYGITLSQLQAELASERIRAAGLEGRCRVAVQDYRELDEKETYDKIVSVGMVEHVGKARLAEYFDKAWRLLRRGGVFLNHGIAVNSGQPFPKGPSFVDRYVFPDGELLPISTTIETAERCGFDLRDLENLREHYARTLEEWVRRLEAHHEEARAVAGEAIYRIWRLYMAGSAYNFRLGRLNLFQTVLVRCDRGRCCLPLTRDDWYA
- a CDS encoding InlB B-repeat-containing protein codes for the protein MKDVKLFHGCRALVLAMLTGMLLAAGAAEAAVLTVNGGKMFTNYPTVQLSINAADYPNPVQSMRFSADDATWSAWEPVAATKSWTVATPLNLDVYSVFLQFLEQGGATSASYGASTVYDDLIDTTFSDNQGVALLGGDGNDTGDGIAVQPDGKLLVVSTLAQPASGTSLITLWRLTTGGLLDGTFNAAGTPGAISFTGSSAGTGLDKGAAVALQSDGKIVVLGTVDLGNGNYAWQVRRFNTDGTVDGTFNGNTGYYQEGATGANEAAGLAIQTDDRIMVIGSRDLGTGVTKIEVLRLNADGTLDSAFNGGTGVYRTGSETSGNRGRGVALQSDGKILLVGTYAYAGGTSDLYVERLLSDGTRDSFNGLNGAFFGGGGNLSEGRAIAVQSDGKIVVAGDVDWGGGDTDLWVLRLNDDGTKDTTFDSSIGDYVDGGTGADRASALVVQPDDRIVVVGTFDFIDDTDIWVLRLNADGTGDPTIYNFYGYYYPNASGNDEGHGVALQADGNIVLAGTFTNPLGDTDIHVNRIFANKQTLTTAAIGSGSIADNLGALAWSGSSGDGDYIRGDSVTITATPAAGSVFTGWSGACSGTTPTCTLTMAADQTAIATFALEPPAAPTGLAGTPGNGAVALTWNANSETGITGYTIHYGTASGSLGSTVTVGTVTSYTLGSLNNGTTYYVAIAALKSGVEGPLSDEIVVTPGLNLAVTFAGSGSGTVTSTPAGISCTGDCQAVFTELPVTLLATPSAGSLFSGWSGGCTGTGDCTVNQYGPVAVTATFTATPPVRLTTGTTAYYGSIAEALAAASGISSCTIDVQATAAAESLVLQSALAVLLRGGYDASFTPTADTSVLLGLTISAGSLTLDNIVIR
- the tkt gene encoding transketolase, with amino-acid sequence MTEERSANPAELDNLCINTIRFLAVDAIQQANSGHPGLPLGAAPMAYLLWDRFLRHNPADPGWFDRDRFVLSAGHGSMLLYALLHLTGYELPLAELRRFRQWGSKTPGHPERGHTVGVETTTGPLGQGLGNAVGMAIAAAHLAARFNRPAFPLVDHYVYCLAGDGDLMEGVAAEAASLAGHLGLGRLIVLYDDNRISLAAATDLTFTEDRGARFAAYGWQVQEVTDGTDLAALERAIVAARAETARPSLILVRNHIGYGSPHKQDSFEAHGSPLGADEVRLTKEALGWPAEPPFLVPEEALRHCREALARGRAAESMWQGLLDGYRQHFPEFAAEFERTVAGELPAGWQEALPEFPVDPKGLASRVAGGKVLNALAGRIPELVGGSADLNPSTHTALTGGGDFQDAALPVDDRQGAVGGDWGFAGRNIHFGVREHGMAAILNGMAAHGGTIPFGATFLTFADYLRPSLRLAALMGLPVIHIFTHDSIALGEDGPTHQPVEQLASLRAIPNLVVIRPGDANETAVAWQTALEEKRRPVALVLSRQNLPTIDRSCYAPAAGARRGGYVIAEAAGGEPELILIATGSELALALAARERLQEQGRRVRLVSLPSWELFDDQPRAYREAVLPSEVTKRLAVEAGSPFGWERYVGVGGAVLGVDRFGASAPGEVLLREYGFTVDEVCRRAQALLAGTEA
- a CDS encoding RpiB/LacA/LacB family sugar-phosphate isomerase, with product MRLGLAADHGGFTMKERLAADLRAAGHEVIDYGARQLDPGDDYPDFVVPLARGVAAGEVERGVALCSSGVGASIAANKIAGVRAALIHDSFSAHQGVEDDDLNVLCLGSQVVGYAEAWELVRVFLAARFSGAERHCRRLAKVAALELPAGTAGGIKEG
- the gnd gene encoding phosphogluconate dehydrogenase (NAD(+)-dependent, decarboxylating), coding for MQLGMIGLGRMGADMVRRLLQGGHDCVVYDRNAAAVAALAGEGATGTASPAEFVARLAKPCAVWLMVPAAAVDETIASVAPLLAPGDILIDGGNSHYHDDLRRSRELSTQGLHYLDVGTSGGVWGRERGYCLMIGGEPAAVRRIEPLFATLAPGRDAASVTPGREARGGTAELGYLHCGPSGAGHFVKMVHNGIEYGLMAAYAEGFNILHHANAGAENRAVDAETTPLRHPEQYRYELNLADIAELWRRGSVISSWLLDLSAAALLGSPNLAEFAGRVADSGEGRWTVAAAIDEGVPAPVLSAALYERFSSRDAADFADRLLSAMRYQFGGHREKR